From one Verrucomicrobiota bacterium genomic stretch:
- the sucD gene encoding succinate--CoA ligase subunit alpha: protein MSILIDQHSKIVVCGITGQMGRFHTQKCLAYGSQIIAGVNPDKGGTFLECNATKIPIFYTVEEAREATGANVALIFVPPAFATDSIFECIEAEIPLVIVITEGIPVHDMVRVKARLARSSTRLIGPNSPGVLCPGKCDASIMPTQVALPGRVGIISKSGTLTYEAMWQLSQHGIGQSTCVGIGGDPITGMSHSDIVKLLSEDPETDAIVMIGEIGGLSEVQAAEYVFKHGSKPLVAFIAGSSAPKAKRMGHAGAMITGNSDTAAAKIAALRDYHIPVAELPSQIAQTLFTVYRP, encoded by the coding sequence ATGAGCATTTTAATCGATCAGCATTCAAAGATCGTTGTCTGTGGCATTACGGGGCAAATGGGGCGATTTCACACGCAAAAGTGTCTCGCATATGGAAGTCAGATTATAGCTGGCGTGAACCCTGATAAAGGGGGGACATTTTTAGAGTGTAATGCCACAAAAATTCCCATTTTTTATACCGTGGAGGAGGCTCGAGAAGCAACGGGAGCCAATGTCGCGCTGATTTTTGTGCCACCCGCTTTTGCGACCGATTCCATTTTTGAGTGTATTGAGGCCGAAATTCCCCTGGTGATCGTCATTACAGAGGGTATACCGGTTCACGATATGGTGCGGGTTAAGGCGCGGTTGGCGCGCTCATCGACACGGCTTATCGGACCCAATAGCCCCGGGGTCCTATGTCCAGGGAAATGCGACGCCAGTATTATGCCGACACAGGTAGCACTTCCGGGGCGCGTGGGAATTATTTCAAAATCGGGGACGTTAACCTACGAGGCGATGTGGCAGCTATCACAGCATGGCATTGGGCAGTCGACCTGTGTCGGCATTGGCGGTGATCCAATTACAGGAATGTCGCACAGTGATATCGTCAAGTTATTAAGTGAGGATCCCGAAACCGATGCGATTGTGATGATTGGTGAAATCGGCGGACTATCCGAAGTTCAGGCGGCAGAATATGTGTTCAAACACGGATCGAAACCTCTTGTTGCATTTATCGCGGGTTCGAGCGCACCCAAAGCGAAGCGGATGGGCCATGCAGGTGCTATGATTACTGGAAATTCGGATACTGCTGCCGCAAAAATCGCCGCATTACGGGATTACCATATCCCTGTCGCAGAGCTACCAAGCCAGATTGCGCAAACCCTGTTTACGGTCTATCGTCCTTAG
- the def gene encoding peptide deformylase codes for MPNEYAIEGRVFTVEDPILRQVGAPIVNFTPELSHLFEQMQALMESHDGIGIAAQQVGLGLRCCFIDIRPCDNLETIHCVFDGTAIDDVRTILPLRICNPVIEATHGRAPCKEGCLSVSGFSANVSRPEAITARFFDEKGVQHHIECDGILARCMFHEFDHLDGVVFIDRLSSKDAKKYQRFLQNQQGKTKDDRP; via the coding sequence ATGCCTAACGAATACGCCATCGAAGGCCGCGTTTTTACGGTCGAGGATCCGATCTTACGCCAAGTTGGAGCACCTATTGTCAACTTCACACCAGAGTTATCGCATCTCTTCGAACAGATGCAAGCGCTCATGGAGTCTCACGATGGTATTGGTATCGCGGCGCAACAGGTCGGGCTCGGGCTTCGCTGTTGTTTCATCGACATCCGTCCCTGTGATAATCTTGAGACAATTCATTGCGTTTTCGATGGTACTGCTATCGATGATGTGCGCACAATTCTGCCGCTCCGGATTTGCAACCCTGTTATTGAAGCTACACACGGGCGCGCGCCCTGCAAGGAAGGATGCCTCTCAGTCTCCGGATTTTCAGCGAACGTCAGCCGTCCTGAGGCAATTACTGCGAGGTTTTTCGATGAAAAAGGCGTCCAACACCATATCGAATGTGACGGTATCCTAGCTCGGTGTATGTTTCACGAATTCGACCACCTCGATGGGGTCGTCTTTATCGATCGCCTCTCCTCTAAGGATGCGAAAAAATACCAGCGGTTTCTTCAAAACCAACAGGGAAAAACTAAGGACGATAGACCGTAA
- a CDS encoding ABC transporter permease, translating to MKFIFWMGVLMAVTAFIYWGYTRYPYYLQDITLGSVAPSFDHWFGTDPLGRDLFSRVVYACCISLSVGFAATALAVGLGGVYGTLSGYYGGWLDQLLMGGVDVMYPIPLTLIVILLMILFGQNVAVLFIAIGCVKWMTTARIVRSEVLKLRETGYVQVARGLGETTAQILRWHIVPNLRRILLTCFAVTLPGVILLESFLSFIGLGIQPPQSSLGILISEGARHIGVHPWEVLFPSLTMIAIIFALTNYGQRLQVE from the coding sequence GTGAAATTCATATTTTGGATGGGGGTGCTCATGGCTGTCACGGCCTTTATCTACTGGGGTTATACACGTTATCCCTATTATCTCCAAGATATCACGCTGGGCTCGGTAGCGCCTAGCTTTGACCATTGGTTTGGTACGGATCCTCTCGGACGCGATTTATTTTCGCGCGTTGTTTATGCTTGTTGTATTTCTCTGTCGGTGGGATTCGCTGCGACTGCATTAGCAGTTGGATTAGGGGGCGTTTACGGAACCTTGTCAGGTTATTATGGTGGCTGGCTTGATCAGCTGCTCATGGGGGGCGTGGATGTAATGTATCCCATTCCGCTGACGTTAATCGTGATTCTTCTCATGATCCTTTTTGGCCAAAACGTTGCAGTGCTCTTTATTGCGATTGGATGTGTCAAGTGGATGACGACCGCACGCATTGTACGTTCCGAGGTTTTAAAGTTGCGTGAGACGGGTTATGTACAGGTCGCACGGGGCCTTGGGGAAACAACAGCGCAGATCCTACGCTGGCACATCGTGCCGAATTTACGACGGATTTTATTGACCTGCTTTGCGGTGACTTTGCCGGGGGTTATTTTATTGGAATCATTTTTGAGTTTTATTGGTCTTGGGATTCAGCCGCCTCAGAGTTCGCTGGGAATTTTGATTTCTGAGGGTGCTCGGCATATTGGAGTACACCCCTGGGAGGTGCTGTTTCCATCACTGACGATGATTGCAATTATTTTCGCTCTGACGAATTATGGGCAAAGGCTTCAGGTGGAATAA
- a CDS encoding YraN family protein gives MWCDRNQIGAKGEDIAAQFLAGEKYYPILERNYRFGHGEVDIIALDDPVTVFVEVRTRQKGALVSGYFSVSKEKKKTLRPVCWHYIRAHQLTFYRFDIIDIEHDQGNWELHHYENVPFF, from the coding sequence GTGTGGTGCGATCGTAATCAGATTGGAGCGAAAGGGGAAGACATTGCGGCGCAATTTTTAGCGGGGGAAAAGTATTATCCAATTCTCGAGCGCAACTATCGGTTTGGACATGGTGAAGTTGATATCATCGCTTTGGACGATCCGGTGACAGTTTTTGTCGAGGTCCGGACGCGGCAGAAAGGGGCGTTGGTTTCGGGATATTTTTCCGTTTCTAAAGAAAAAAAGAAGACACTGCGACCTGTTTGTTGGCATTACATTCGCGCGCATCAGCTAACGTTTTATCGCTTTGACATCATTGACATCGAACATGATCAGGGTAACTGGGAATTGCACCATTACGAAAATGTACCTTTTTTTTAG
- a CDS encoding uracil-DNA glycosylase translates to MSQAVRLLIDVLTSLRQQGITAVPLSRATWQGIHSLQSDISNRKELERNPVRVNPSQAISVVAPSKNRKFASKQEHWEDLKKRVLTNPELLKHVRPGKKLVFGVGNLDADLFFCGEAPGADEEIQGIPFVGRAGQLLTKIVAAMGLSREEIYIGNIMNWRPELDMPTGNRPPTQEEMQFCLPYLIEQVEIVQPKVIIALGSTAVNGLLGYDKTRKMSQIRGTWQEFCHIPLMVTFHPSYLLRNAINATKRLVWEDMLRVMDRVSMPISERQRQYFL, encoded by the coding sequence ATGTCGCAGGCGGTGCGTTTATTAATTGATGTTTTAACGTCGTTGCGGCAACAAGGGATAACAGCCGTACCGCTCAGCCGCGCTACTTGGCAAGGAATCCATTCGCTTCAAAGTGATATTTCAAACAGAAAGGAGTTAGAAAGAAATCCTGTTCGAGTAAATCCGTCTCAAGCAATATCTGTTGTGGCGCCTTCAAAAAACCGTAAATTTGCCAGCAAACAAGAGCATTGGGAGGACCTTAAGAAACGCGTTTTGACGAATCCTGAGCTTTTGAAACACGTTCGTCCCGGAAAAAAATTGGTGTTTGGTGTAGGGAACCTAGATGCCGACCTCTTTTTTTGCGGCGAGGCGCCCGGAGCGGATGAAGAAATCCAAGGGATCCCGTTTGTTGGCCGTGCAGGGCAGTTGCTAACGAAAATTGTTGCGGCGATGGGGCTCTCTCGGGAGGAAATTTATATCGGCAATATCATGAACTGGCGCCCGGAACTGGATATGCCGACGGGAAACCGACCGCCGACACAAGAAGAAATGCAGTTCTGTTTGCCGTACTTAATCGAACAGGTCGAAATTGTGCAGCCCAAGGTGATCATTGCGCTCGGTTCGACAGCGGTCAATGGGCTGTTGGGCTACGATAAAACACGAAAAATGTCGCAAATTCGTGGTACTTGGCAGGAATTTTGCCATATCCCGCTCATGGTGACCTTTCATCCGTCCTACCTCTTGCGTAACGCGATAAATGCAACGAAGAGGCTTGTTTGGGAAGATATGTTGCGCGTTATGGATCGTGTCAGTATGCCAATTTCAGAGCGGCAACGCCAGTATTTCTTGTAA
- a CDS encoding biotin--[acetyl-CoA-carboxylase] ligase, translating into MKFFSYERVGSTNDICFEKFANNEALPFAVMARQQTQGRGQFGRTWYSGDPQNLYISFAFRPQSSPKEFQNFSLKVAEVLTKMLEERLGITLAIKNPNDIYFGDRKLCGILTESKVQGEQLLLAVTGIGLNVSGDLSQFPQELQNTATTLQLCAPDQNLSIDLARDWVMEAMAQLIAQV; encoded by the coding sequence ATGAAGTTTTTTAGTTACGAGCGCGTTGGCAGTACAAATGACATCTGTTTTGAGAAATTTGCCAACAATGAGGCGCTTCCGTTTGCCGTAATGGCGCGACAACAAACCCAAGGGCGAGGCCAATTCGGGCGCACGTGGTACAGTGGTGATCCACAGAATTTATATATCAGCTTTGCCTTTCGTCCTCAAAGCTCGCCGAAAGAATTTCAGAATTTTTCGCTCAAAGTCGCTGAGGTTTTAACGAAGATGCTCGAAGAACGGCTCGGAATTACGTTAGCGATTAAAAATCCCAACGACATCTATTTTGGAGATCGGAAGCTATGCGGCATTTTAACCGAATCTAAAGTTCAAGGCGAACAGTTACTTTTGGCGGTAACGGGTATTGGGCTCAACGTCTCAGGTGATTTGTCGCAGTTTCCTCAAGAGTTGCAAAACACCGCAACGACGCTCCAACTTTGTGCTCCAGACCAAAACTTATCTATCGATCTTGCTCGTGACTGGGTCATGGAGGCAATGGCGCAGCTGATCGCTCAAGTATAA
- a CDS encoding AAA family ATPase codes for MADDDKPNSFEELTKQFSEVLGKVGANVQFSAFPFEKAKAEAPKEEAVEDDREALQKIQKFNYKPREIKEYLDRFVISQDEAKKVLSVAICDHYNHVRNVITSKNRSRYEYMKQNVLILGPTGVGKTYLVRTIARLIGVPFVKADATKFTETGYVGGDVEDLVRNLIKIANGNVELAQYGIIFIDEIDKITNAIADNGRDVSGRGVQVNLLKLMEETEVNVMSQADMLSQMRTLMSFGNVKKQPDKISTKNILFIVSGAFDKLSPIIKKRIGTEQIGFGSSHVESQDFEFLTQVQTEDFIQYGFEPEFIGRLPVRVACQLLREAELEKILSSSEGSILRQYKEDFAGYGIDLQFYPEALRVIAQEAAKEKTGARGLLTVLERIFRNLKFELPSTDIRQLTIEAESAKNPEILLKQLLRGCAPSDYSSRDLERFAKTFESDYGIVLTFTPEAEGRLIELARQQSKSVVTLCHQLFEDYGYGLPLLLGADEAKCFEIPLAAVENPDDFLSKAIAQFYQNHSDNGDGPQAEPIPN; via the coding sequence ATGGCCGACGATGATAAGCCAAATTCGTTTGAGGAGTTAACGAAGCAGTTTAGTGAGGTGCTGGGAAAAGTTGGGGCAAACGTCCAATTTTCCGCATTTCCATTTGAAAAAGCAAAGGCAGAAGCTCCAAAGGAGGAAGCGGTTGAAGATGACCGCGAAGCGCTTCAAAAGATTCAGAAATTCAACTACAAGCCCCGAGAGATCAAGGAATATCTCGACCGATTTGTGATTTCACAAGACGAGGCAAAAAAGGTATTATCGGTGGCGATCTGCGACCATTACAATCACGTACGCAATGTCATCACATCGAAAAATCGCAGCCGCTACGAGTACATGAAGCAAAATGTTTTGATTCTCGGTCCAACGGGAGTGGGAAAAACGTATCTTGTACGGACAATCGCGCGCCTCATTGGGGTGCCATTTGTGAAGGCCGACGCGACAAAGTTTACGGAGACGGGTTACGTCGGAGGCGATGTTGAGGATCTCGTCCGTAACCTCATCAAGATCGCGAATGGCAACGTCGAACTCGCGCAATACGGCATCATTTTTATCGATGAAATCGACAAAATTACGAACGCAATTGCAGATAATGGCCGTGATGTGTCGGGTCGCGGCGTGCAGGTCAATCTATTAAAGTTAATGGAGGAAACCGAGGTCAATGTCATGAGCCAGGCAGATATGTTGAGCCAGATGCGTACGTTGATGTCTTTTGGAAATGTCAAAAAGCAGCCCGATAAAATCAGTACCAAAAACATTTTGTTTATCGTGAGTGGTGCGTTTGATAAGCTGAGTCCGATTATTAAAAAACGCATCGGGACGGAACAGATCGGGTTCGGTTCATCGCATGTTGAATCCCAAGATTTTGAGTTTTTAACACAGGTCCAAACGGAGGATTTTATCCAATATGGCTTTGAGCCCGAATTTATTGGGCGCCTCCCGGTGCGCGTTGCGTGTCAATTACTTCGAGAAGCGGAATTAGAAAAAATACTTTCGTCGTCTGAGGGTTCGATTTTACGGCAGTATAAAGAGGATTTTGCGGGCTATGGGATCGATCTTCAGTTCTATCCGGAAGCGCTCCGTGTTATTGCGCAGGAAGCAGCGAAAGAAAAAACCGGTGCCCGTGGTCTTTTAACGGTTCTAGAGCGTATTTTCCGGAATCTGAAATTCGAGTTGCCCTCAACTGATATCCGTCAGCTGACAATCGAAGCCGAATCGGCCAAAAATCCCGAAATTTTACTAAAACAGCTTTTGAGAGGATGCGCGCCTAGCGACTACAGTTCTCGAGATCTCGAGCGTTTCGCCAAGACATTTGAAAGCGACTACGGTATTGTTTTGACGTTTACACCGGAAGCGGAAGGTCGGCTGATAGAACTCGCACGGCAGCAATCAAAGAGCGTTGTAACGTTGTGCCATCAGTTATTTGAAGATTACGGCTATGGATTACCGTTGCTGCTAGGGGCAGACGAAGCAAAATGTTTTGAAATCCCTCTTGCTGCGGTCGAAAACCCGGATGATTTTTTATCAAAAGCAATCGCCCAGTTCTATCAGAACCACTCTGATAACGGCGACGGACCACAAGCTGAGCCCATACCTAACTAA